DNA sequence from the Geminocystis sp. M7585_C2015_104 genome:
GGCAGAGTTGCCATCCACTAATACTACCAGGGGAAGGTCAGTGAGGGCAGAATTGTTAGCCGAGTAGCGTTGATGTCCTCCCTGACGAGCCACAATGTCTACAATTTCCCCCTTTGCCAGCCATAAACGGGCTATGTCTACACTGGCAAATAAAAGTCCTCCGGGATTGCCCCTCAAGTCTAAAACGAAGGCGTGGGGGTTTTCCCGCTGTAGCTGTATTATGGCATTACGCATTTGCGCCACCGCGTGGGAGTTGAATTCTTCTAGTCTGATATACCCCACCTTCATGTCTCCTTCCCTTTTCAGACTGAATTCCAGGGAAGGGACTTCGAACTGTTTACGGGTGATTTTCACCACAAAGGAGGGTTTCCCTTCCCTAACTATTTCTAGGGTTACATCTGTGCCTATTTCCCCCTTCAACGCCTCAGTGGCCTTTTCCATATTCATCAGGGTTGTGGGTTTGCCGTCGATTCTGACAATGCGATCTCCCCTTTTTAAACCGGCTTGGAAGGCAGGGGATTTTTTTATGACATCCACAACATATAACTCTTGGGTGCGTGGATCGGTTACAACTTTTACACCTATGCCAGATATTTCCCCAGCCGTTTGGCTGGTTAGGGCCTCAAATTCCTCCGGGGGTAGAAAACGGGTGTAGGGATCGCCTAATTCCCTCAATGCCTGTTGTATAGCCCTGTAGGCTTGTGCCCTGCTGGTATAACTGCGATTTAGCAACTCTTCTCTTTTTTTCCGCCAATCCACCCTATTGAAATTGCCATCTACAAACTGGTGATTGACAATTTGCCATACCTCGTCTATTACCTGTTTTGGACTGTCCTTCATTTCAGCCTTTACCGTTTCCGGAAGTGTAGCTGAGAGTATACCGCCCACCATCAAGGAAATCCATAACAGCTTGGACTGCCCTTTGAAAAGAGAAAATAGGGGAGACAACGCCCCGGAGATTAACTTTTTCATATCTAACTACGGATACCACTAGGAAGGGACAACATCCTCCCCTTCATTGTAGCCCACATCCTTTCCGTTGCGATAGGGAAGGGAAATACATGCTAGAATGGGAAGTTGCAGAATTTGTGGTAGCTTGCAAACAATTCCTCAGAGGTATATAAATACAAGGTAATGCTTAACCCTAATTTGGATGCCATCTCCCTCACCAAGGATGAATATGAGAGGTATGCCAGACATATTATTTTGCCTGAGGTGGGTTTGGAGGGGCAAAAACGTCTTAAGGCTGCTAGTGTCCTTTGTGTGGGCACGGGGGGATTAGGTAGTCCCCTGTTGTTGTATCTTGCCGCCTCTGGCGTTGGCCGGATTGGCATTGTGGACTTTGATGTGGTGGAGGCTTCTAATCTCCAAAGACAGATTATCCACGGCATGTCTTGGGTGGGCAAACCAAAGATAGAGTCTGCTAAACACCGCATTTTGGAAATCAACCCTGACTGTCAAGTAGATCTTTACAACACCCGTCTGACTTCGAAAAATGCCCTCTCCATTCTTGAACCCTATGATATTATCATCGATGGCACAGACAACTTCCCCACCCGTTATCTGGTCAACGATGCCTGTGTAATACTAAACAAACCCAATGTATACGGATCAATTTTCCGGTTTGAGGGGCAGGCTACGGTATTCAACTATCAGGGGGGGCCTAACTACCGTGACTTGTACCCTGAGCCTCCACCACCCGGAATGGTGCCTTCCTGTGCCGAAGGTGGTGTTTTGGGTGTATTACCCGGTGTAATAGGCACTATCCAGGCTACCGAGACCATTAAAATCATCCTTGGGGTGGACCCGGCCAAAACCTTAAGCGGTAGGCTACTGCTTTATAATGCCCTGGAGATGAAGTTTAGGGAGTTGAA
Encoded proteins:
- the moeB gene encoding molybdopterin-synthase adenylyltransferase MoeB; this translates as MLNPNLDAISLTKDEYERYARHIILPEVGLEGQKRLKAASVLCVGTGGLGSPLLLYLAASGVGRIGIVDFDVVEASNLQRQIIHGMSWVGKPKIESAKHRILEINPDCQVDLYNTRLTSKNALSILEPYDIIIDGTDNFPTRYLVNDACVILNKPNVYGSIFRFEGQATVFNYQGGPNYRDLYPEPPPPGMVPSCAEGGVLGVLPGVIGTIQATETIKIILGVDPAKTLSGRLLLYNALEMKFRELKLRPNPERPVIEKLIDYEQFCGIPQQQQEAETGLPEMTVTELKALLDSPADDYVLIDVRNPNEYQIARIPKAVLVPLPEIESGDGVAKVKELLQGKKRLIAHCKMGGRSAKALQILKQHGIEGINVKGGINAWSKEVDPSVPLY
- a CDS encoding PDZ domain-containing protein, whose amino-acid sequence is MKKLISGALSPLFSLFKGQSKLLWISLMVGGILSATLPETVKAEMKDSPKQVIDEVWQIVNHQFVDGNFNRVDWRKKREELLNRSYTSRAQAYRAIQQALRELGDPYTRFLPPEEFEALTSQTAGEISGIGVKVVTDPRTQELYVVDVIKKSPAFQAGLKRGDRIVRIDGKPTTLMNMEKATEALKGEIGTDVTLEIVREGKPSFVVKITRKQFEVPSLEFSLKREGDMKVGYIRLEEFNSHAVAQMRNAIIQLQRENPHAFVLDLRGNPGGLLFASVDIARLWLAKGEIVDIVARQGGHQRYSANNSALTDLPLVVLVDGNSASASEILAAALKENKRAIVVGTNTYGKGTVQSVYPLSDGSGVAVTISRYYPPSGTNINKKGITPDIFQPLTKEEEVLLNQNPSLLATAKDSQYNKAISVLRGLLSARKTGQKENRQIP